The Rattus rattus isolate New Zealand chromosome 8, Rrattus_CSIRO_v1, whole genome shotgun sequence genome contains the following window.
catttcccagaaaccacatggtgactcacaaccacctataatgattcctgatgccctcttcttgtgtgtaagacagctacagtgtgctcatatacttctaaaataaaaataaataaaactaatataaagTAGTTAGCCagagggtttttatttttgaacacaAGAATGAGgggttttatatattaatataaaatacaaaagtatgttttatatatatatatatatatgtaatgtatatatactTTACAATACATACATTAATACATAGAGAGAGTTCATATTTAGTTTATTGATGTAAAGTACATGTGTAGGCACATTATAAATGTGTGGAGATAAGAGGACAaattgtgggagttggttctttccttctatcataCAGGTTTTGGAGACTGAAGAAAATCATCAATCTTAATTCTATTACTCACTGAGCAATTTTGCCAGCCCTGGCCTCAGATTTCTTAGTCTTATTTAGTCTCTTTAGAAGCTCCAAGGGCTTGCACCCTACACTCTCTTAGAAATAATATTTAGCTTGTTAGAAACAAACTAGCTAAATCTCTCTCAATCTAGGACTAAGGTAATGTATCCACATGGATACAAATGAGAGGAGAAATGTCGTCAATACCTTTTTATTTGTCTACCACCAATGGTTCCATAGAATGTGTAAAATTGCTTAGAAGAGTCCCTACTTTCTGGCAGACAGCAAATGCCCCATCCAAATAAGACAGCTTCCATGTAGTCACAGCATTCTCTATATGTACACAATATTCTCTAAGCTGTACAATGTTAATCCCCCCCTAAACAAAGCCAGTCATCCAATGACTCAGAAGagagctcaaaaagaaagaaactgaaagatgtTATCATTATGTTGAGCTAATATGCAGGTAGACAAATATAACagagtttcatccatttgtgtgCCATAGGATTCTCCATAGTTACATAAAACCATTTATTGATGTGGGCAATGTGGCCAAATTATGGGAGATACTTAAAACAATATCTCTGTGTGAAAATCAGTACTATACAAGGCATAAAGTGTGATGGTCAGTACAGGGGTTTCTTTTTTTGAGCATTTTCAATTTAGTTCCATAACTCAGTTTTACAGGACTgcttattttcttaatgtttaataGTTTTTAAGTTCTTCATAAATTCTAGATAAAAGTCCTGTCAGATGAGtaattctgtatgtatgtataacattttggggaaagaaaggaaagaaaagaatcaatataaatacataataaattttattatttcatgaagGAGAATGAAATTCTAACTATTGCAGGAAGTTGGGATGAACTGGAGGTTATAGTGTCAAGTGCAATAAGCCAGATTGAAAAATAATGTCGCCTGCTGTCTCTTTCCGCATGTGAATAACTGGtgaaaatcatgtgtgtgtgtgtgtgtgtgtgtgtgtgtgtgtgtgtctgtgtgtgtgtctgtgtgtgtgatatgaaagATAAAAGGAGGTCTAGGAAATGGAGGCATATATATCCCTGTTATACTTGTCCAATTATGTGTCTGCTCTAAGCACAAAGCATCATGTACACCAGCACCACTTGACTTGTCCCTGGAATGTGCATGTACAGtgtcacacatatataaaaacttGTTCATGCTTGTGCtctacacaagcatacacacacacacaaatataaattgaAACAGTGAAATGACTAACAAACCACTCCTGCTACATGtacatgtggtgtgtatatatatttgtattcatGTTCATGTATATGGGATGGACGGGAATGTACTTGTGTGTTCAAATGAATGTACATATgcctatgtatgcatgtgaaagCCTCAAATTAGTTTCAGATGCCTTAATAATCATTCTTGGAGTCTCAGTGAAAATTAAACTTACCAAGTTTGCTAGTACAGTTGGCTAGCTTGCTTCAGGAAGTTGTGTTCTGCTGTAGGAGTTCTGAGATTTTTAAGTAGGTTTTTGCGTAGTTTCTTCCAATCAGAAATTGAGTTCTCATGTTTAGACAACATGCTATTTATTGGCTTAACCACCTCTATTTGTCCagatttaataatttaatgtCTTGCAAAGTATAATTTCAATGAACTCTTGCAAGGGTAAAGAAGTAAATATAGTTTTGGTCACTGTGTTACTGgatggacacatggacacacacacgcagagagagagagagagagagagagagagagagagagagagagagagagagagagagagaatctactAGGAATTACTGTTTTCAaagaatgttttgcctacatgtgtgtttatgaaaaATGTGAGCATAGTCcctacagaagacagaaaagaatttGGGTtccatggaactggaattacagactttTAGGATCCACTATATGGGCACTGCactggaaatcaaatccaggttctctgcaagagcaaccaatgctcttaaacactgagccatctccttagccctcTAGGCAACATTCAGTGAttaactttagaaaaaaatattttaaaaaatagcagcCCTGTTTGCATCCACTAGTCAGGATTTTAAAACAGATGGAGAGATAAAACTTTCCCTTGTATATGAAATACAATTTGGTTTCCAGATGCTAAGGATTGAACAAAAGAACTTGAATGTGCTCCATGAAGTATCTGCTTGCAGCAATGCAGTAGCCCTTGACTTTGGTAAAGGATCTTACTGTttactgagtgctggaattacaaatgtgtACAACCAAGGCTGGCtagtataatttaaaatagtaaCATGAATGGGTTTGCCTTCTCATGTTCTAGCTTTCTTTAtagaatttacaaaataaaacagaaagttggGTTTGAAAACAATGCAGAGAATATTTTTACTCATTACATGCCTGATTATTCTGAATGTGAACCAACAAAATTCAGTAACTGAATGAACATTTCCAAAGcatgaaataaacacatataacCAAGCAATCAATTCAATAATCAATAAACTATTCATTACCCAGGCAAAGGAGACATTAAAACATAACTAGAAAAATAACCCGTCTTTATGTTAGAAATGGGTCTGCACATCTCAAGAAAATGGCAAGGCAACTTTTACTTTTGTGGAAACAAGTATAGATGTATCAAGTCTAGTATGCAAGCACAGCCCTCCAGAGTCCTACTAAGACTTCCTTTATAAAGCAAAGCAATAAGGGTCTAGAGTTTACCTTACATGTTTATATAAGTGCTAACCTAAAACCTAAAAATGTTCAGAGTTTACCTTATGTACTTAAGATTAAAGCTAACTTAAAACAATGTGAATGAAAACCAGAACATAGTTTTGAGCACCAAAACGAAAACGTTTTTTGAACACTTGAATTTCTAGCAGgggtttctttacattttttaaaaaatggaattctgTCTTATTTAATGCTTTGACAGAAATACATATTTCCCATACGTTTTGTACACTTAAAAAGGTCCAGTGAATGTCAAGAGTTGTGGTATAtctttttaatcccagaactctggagacagaagcaggtggatctcatcAAAACCTGCCTAGTCTGCACATTAAATACCAGGTCAATTAAGGCTACttagagtctgtctcaaaaaaaaataataatgtctgCAGGGTAAAGAGCTGTCTCTGTGGttaaagtactggctgctcttacagaccACTCAGATTCTGTTCAGAGCATGCACAGGGCGGGGGTCCATAACTACTTTAAATCCAGGCCaagggatctgttgccctcttgtGACATCTATGAGCAATAAATGCAAATGGACCACAGACATACTTGcagataaaaatacacaaatatatagttaaaataaataatctttcttAAAATGTCAAGTGAAACCATCTCTGTCATACGTACTAAGAGAAAAAAGgggtgcttttatttatttagctttaagGAAGGGCACCTGAGATCAGAACAATGCAGCCTTGGTCTTAAAATGACTAGTTTAACATACTTCTCCCTGCTTCAGATAAGTTTTTATTGCTACTAATGATTTGTTCTGCACTGCTGAACCGCACAGGGCTTATACATGCTATGCAAGTGCTTTATGATCCAGATTCATAACATTAGCCCTGTTAGCCATTGTTGAAGTCTTTGTTCCCAAATGTACTCTGCCTGACTGTTGATTTGCAGGGTGAAAGCATCGACCTCTGTATTCCAAGAGGttcactgaaaacaaaagaaagcagagaacacagagaaggcaGACAGTTCTCTCCCATACAATCCATATAAAAAGGTTATAGAGTAGAAGTCTGGAAAACTTTCAGTAGAAAGGCCAGGAGCTGAGATTCCAAGGGATAAATTCCTGTTCTGTGAGAAGGGAATAGCATGGGAGTTGGGGGCTTGGAGAGATGTTGCTGTGACTAAGGTCAGttattgttcttccaaaggacttgggATCAATTCCAAATACTCACATAACTCACAGCTTCCTGGAACACCAGCTTCatggatccagtgccctcttctggtctctaggtgcacaaggcatgcatgtggtgtataaACCTGTATGCAGATGAAGCATAcacataaattgtttttaaaaataggaaatgagTAGAATGATTGATGCAAGTGTAGTAACAGAAAGGTGAAGGAATTTGAAAcagttaaatgtatttatttccattttcatttttcttccttctagtttggcctttcttccctttaaaaacagaaattcagGGCACAGGAGATGGATCCATGAGTAAGAAACTTAAGGAGATTCAGAATAAGAATCTAACAATCCATATAGGCAAAGAGGTCTGCCTGTAATTAAGCCTGGAAATCCAGAGAAAGAGGATCCTAGAGCAAACTGAATTGCAAGAATACCTGCTTCTGCAAGCTATGGCTTGTGCAGACCCTGTGTCAGTTTCAATGAGActggcttatatatttgaatgtttgattcccagtgGGGGGAACTTTCTTGGAAGGTTTAGCAGGCGTGGTCATGTTGGAGAAGGTACATACCGAGGAagggctttgtggtttcaaaagtccacagcATTCCCAGTTAGCACTCCCTGTCTTATGCCTGTGGATCAGATAAAAGCTTTCAACTGTAGCTATAGTGCcatgtttgcctgcctgcttccatgcTTTCTATCATGATGATCATGGCCTCTATCCTCTGAACCCTAAGCTCTGgtattaaattctttcttttatagttGTCTTTATCCTTTTATTGCCTAGTCATGGCAATAAAATGTAACTAAGACAGAGCCTACAAAAAACTGTAAACAATAATGATGAATGTTGGATTtctacacacacaggcagacatatcCCCCTTCCCCAAATGCAAAACACATGAATGGACACTATGTCTCCATGTAAGTATGCAAAATCTCaccattacaaaaacaaaataaatccacCAACACCAGTACTACTagcatgaccaccaccaccatcaccaccacaaccaccaccaccaccaccaccaccaccaccaccacaaccaccaccaccacaaccactaaAATATCAGAAACTCAAGTGGGCTTGTTACTTTCAGATTCCTATTGTCAGTGGGCACAAGACTGTTTATGCTGGGTGGTAGCTATCAATTGTGAAAGAGAGGATGTGGAATCAAAGAGTTGTGTAGAAGCCAGACCTTCCTCTCCATTTTGACTGTGGTAACTGTAAACCCTGAGGCTGTGTCCACCTTTTCTGGCCACACCCTTTCCTAGCATTGTGAAACCAAGGCAGGCAAAGTGATCTCATAGATATAGTGTACCTGCCTTCAATTTGTGCCTCCTGCTCTTGGCTGACTCTTTTTTTCCTGCATCCTTGAGTAAAGTTGTCAACATTATCAATCAGTCTCTCAGAAGCCACTAGCAAATATGGATGTGAATGGTCCAAAACGTTGGGAGCCGCACAGGTCACTTGATCTGAACCCTCGCTCTACTCCTGTATACAAGAGTCCGCTACAAGAACCATGTGGTGTGTTTGGTAACAAGGGAACAACAAAGATGAGTGGCGTGGTCATCGACATGGGTACTGGAATATGTAAGATGGGATTTGCAGGACAGACACGTCCAACCTACATTGTGCGTAACATTGTGGGCTGCCAGCCTAAGAGACGAACCACCATGGAACAGCCCAAAATGGAAATGTTTATAGGTGAGGCAGCCCATGCTCGTCCAGAGTTAACTTTGATGCATCCAGTTCGTAATGGTATTGTGGTGGACTGGGAGGCAGCTGAATTCATCTGGCGCCACATCCTGGAGAATGACCTCAGACTGGACACCCAGGACCATCCTCTACTATTCACAGATCCGCCTTTCAACCCTGTCAGCAACAGGGAGAAGCTTGTGGAAGTAGCCTTCGAGTCTCTGCACTCTCCTGCTATATATGTGGCATCCCAATCCGTGCTGTCAGTCTATGCCAATGGGCGTGTAAATGGATTGGTCGTAGACACTGGTCATGGAGTCAGCTACACAGTGCCCGTCTTCCAAGGCTACAATTTACCCAATGGCATCCAGCGAATGGACCTGGCTGGCCACTACTTGACTAAATTCTTGGCAGAGAAAATCTTAAGATCTAGCTTCGCAGTGAAGAAGGAAGACATGGATACCATGGAGAACATCAAGCAGCAATATTGCTATGTGGCCTTAGATTTCCAAAAGGAGCAAGGGCGCCCTGATGAAAAATTCCGGCGGTGCCTGAAGCTGCCAGATGGACAGATGATCACAGTGGGAAAGGAGCTCTTTCAGTGTCCTGAGTTGCTATTCCATCCTCCGGATACCTCAGGACCTTCATCTTTGGGCCTCCCCAGCATGGTGGAACATAGTCTCTCCACTGTTCCCCAGGAACTGCGGTCAGACATGGAACAAAATGTATTGTTGTGTGGAGGCTCCTCTTTGTTTACTGGTTTTGAAGGTCGCTTCAAAACTgagctgctgagccgtcttggCCCAGGAGCTCACGTGGTTGTGGTAGCCCAGGCCAATAGGAACCTCTCAGTGTGGATTGGGGGGTCTATTCTGGCCTCGTTGTGTGCCTTCCAGACCCGCTGGGTCCTACGTGAGCAGTATGAGGAACATGGTCCAGATATAGTGCTCCGCAAGTGCTCATGATTCAGTACAGGGTCAGGAGAGGTGTGAGAATAAAGCTTTCTTAGGGAGCCATGTCTTTCCTGTCATGTTTTATTCTTCCCCGTTTCACTCACTGAAACCTGCCCAAGAGCCTCAGCTATAAATCCACTTGCAGACCAAAGCAACTGGAATTTTATCCTCACACAAGTCTGTGTGAATTAGACCTAAAGCACCTCTCCTAATATACACTCGTGGGACATTCTATTTCATACCCACTCCTCCATAACAATCTCATGAAGCTCATAACAAAGCATAAGTTCCCCTGGGATTGAGGTAATAGATGACTGTAAACCACCATCGAGGTGCTCAGAGCTAAATCTAGTTATTTGTAAGAGCAAACACTGATCCCAAatcctgagctatctctctaatCACCTATGCTTTCCTTTAGCAGTTCGATTGTCAGACCTTCAGCAAAATATTCTGGTGTCTTTGGAATGCATAAGCATCTAATTCAATTCTAATATGTACAGCTACCTggtattatttttagatttattaattttattttttgtgtatggaagttttgcttgcatatatgtatatgaaacataccagtgtctggtgcccacagaataCACAAGAGTGAGTCTAATCCTTTGGAATTGGTTGTGAGTCACTCTAGTTAAATGAAATTTGGGTgtttttcaagaaaaacaaatgctcttaacctctgataATTTCTCTAGCTTCCAGATCctctttgagacaaggactcactgctcagcctggctgtcctggaactccctgtgtagatcaGGATGGTCTCCAAATCACAgaaatccatgtgtgtgtgcctcctgaATGTTGCAACTAAAGGTGCATGCAATCATTCCTGGCCCAGCTAGTCAGTTTCACCAGCACTGTTTGTTAGAAAGACTGTCATGAAGAGTGGGCATCTGCAGTGGTGAACTGAGCCATTGAATACATGAATGTGACAGCAGCTGTGAATGCATGCATAAGATTTGCACAGGATCCACCTATAATGAaattgaagaaaggagaaaatctaTTGTGAAATAGAGTAAGAATTCACATATTAAACAAGGGATATTTCCAGCTACCATTGTGTTCTAAGTATTAAACATAGTGATGCTTCTCCATTCCGGTTCTTAAGATGAAGAAATCAATGATGTAGATGAATGAACCATGAAGGGTATTGATCTGTAGGAACtaagggacagggaaggaagtCATATTTTATAACTTAGTAGTTTTCATTGTTAATAATGGACTAAATGTTAATGGATTCAGCATGAATCACAGAATTTCTGGATTTTTCCTGGTTTTTGCTTCTCTACTCAGTGAGGAGCACAGGCCACGCttgagtatctgtatctgtgatTTGTGTAGCATTGGTTCCACtgcttattttctatttatactCTACAAATGAGATTGCCTAGATTTTATATAGATAATGTATACATGAGTCCTGATTGTCATGGGTTTTCCAAGAACCTTAACTTCACATTTAACTGTGGATCTTCTGACACACACCACTAATAACACCTCTAATGATGTTCATacaaatagcttttttttttttattaacttgagtatttttatgtacatttcgaaagtgttattccctttccggtttccgggcaaacatcccccccctccccttccttatgggtgttcccctccccaccctccccccattgccgccctcccccaacagtctagttcacttggggGTCAGGATTagcaggaccccgggcttccccttccacttgtgctcttactaggatattcatttccacctatgaggtcagagtccaaggtcagtccatgtatagtctttaggtagtggcttagttcctggaagctctggttgcttggcattgttgtacatatggggtctcaagccccttcaagctcttcccgttctttctctgattccttcaacgggggtcccgttctcagttcagtggtttgctgctggcattcgcctctgtatttgctgaattctggctgtgtctctcaggatcgatctacatccggctcctgtcggtctacacttctttgcttcatccatcttgtctaattgggtggctg
Protein-coding sequences here:
- the LOC116908147 gene encoding actin-like protein 9 translates to MDVNGPKRWEPHRSLDLNPRSTPVYKSPLQEPCGVFGNKGTTKMSGVVIDMGTGICKMGFAGQTRPTYIVRNIVGCQPKRRTTMEQPKMEMFIGEAAHARPELTLMHPVRNGIVVDWEAAEFIWRHILENDLRLDTQDHPLLFTDPPFNPVSNREKLVEVAFESLHSPAIYVASQSVLSVYANGRVNGLVVDTGHGVSYTVPVFQGYNLPNGIQRMDLAGHYLTKFLAEKILRSSFAVKKEDMDTMENIKQQYCYVALDFQKEQGRPDEKFRRCLKLPDGQMITVGKELFQCPELLFHPPDTSGPSSLGLPSMVEHSLSTVPQELRSDMEQNVLLCGGSSLFTGFEGRFKTELLSRLGPGAHVVVVAQANRNLSVWIGGSILASLCAFQTRWVLREQYEEHGPDIVLRKCS